The Panthera tigris isolate Pti1 chromosome F3, P.tigris_Pti1_mat1.1, whole genome shotgun sequence genome includes a window with the following:
- the PIGC gene encoding phosphatidylinositol N-acetylglucosaminyltransferase subunit C produces MGTQPVADTEEAKWQKVLYERQPFPDNYVDRRFLEELRKNIHARKYQYWAVVFESSVVIQQLCSVCVFVVIWWYMDEGLLAPQWLFGTGLASSLIGYVLFDLIDGGEGRKKSGRTRWADLKSALVFVTFTYGFSPVLKTLTESVSTDTIYAMSVFMLLGHLIFFDYGANAAIVSSTLSLNMAIFASVCLASRLPRSLHAFIMVTFAIQIFALWPMLQKKLKACTPRSYVGVTLLFAFSALGGLLSISAVGAILFALLLFSISCLCPFYLIRLQLFKENIHGPWDEAEIKEDLSRFLS; encoded by the coding sequence ATGGGGACCCAGCCTGTAGCTGACACTGAGGAGGCCAAGTGGCAGAAGGTCCTGTACGAGCGACAGCCGTTTCCCGATAACTACGTGGACCGGCGTTTCCTGGAAGAGCTCCGGAAAAACATCCACGCCCGGAAGTACCAGTACTGGGCCGTGGTGTTCGAGTCGAGCGTGGTGATACAGCAGCTGTGCAGCGTCTGTGTGTTTGTGGTCATCTGGTGGTATATGGATGAGGGCCTTCTGGCCCCCCAGTGGCTCTTTGGGACCGGCCTGGCCTCTTCACTGATTGGCTATGTTTTGTTCGATCTCATTGACGGAGGTGAAGGACGGAAGAAGAGTGGGCGGACCCGGTGGGCTGACTTGAAGAGCGCCCTGGTTTTCGTTACTTTCACCTACGGTTTTTCCCCAGTGCTGAAGACCCTGACGGAGTCTGTCAGCACTGACACCATCTATGCCATGTCAGTCTTCATGCTTTTGGGCCACCTCATTTTCTTCGACTATGGCGCCAATGCTGCCATTGTATCCAGCACGCTGTCCTTGAACATGGCCATCTTTGCTTCTGTCTGCCTTGCCTCGCGCCTGCCCCGTTCCCTGCATGCCTTCATCATGGTGACTTTTGCCATCCAGATATTTGCCCTGTGGCCCATGTTGCAGAAGAAACTGAAGGCATGTACTCCCCGTAGCTATGTGGGTGTCACGCTGCTTTTTGCATTTTCAGCCTTGGGAGGCCTGCTGTCCATTAGTGCTGTGGGAGCCATCCTCTTTGCCCTTCTGCTGTTTTCCATCTCTTGTCTCTGCCCTTTCTACCTCATTCGCCTgcagctttttaaagaaaacattcatgGGCCTTGGGATGAGGCTGAAATCAAAGAAGATTTGTCCAGGTTTCTCAGCTGA